A stretch of Eleutherodactylus coqui strain aEleCoq1 chromosome 2, aEleCoq1.hap1, whole genome shotgun sequence DNA encodes these proteins:
- the IER2 gene encoding immediate early response gene 2 protein, giving the protein MEAHARFLAQQEAVHREAQRIASLSALKLFHTRTQRGGMRLHRSLQLAMVMKSARELIISSTQVPQTKPVPTAAAPMEVTRESRKRRSCGSRLPEPVLPSKRACLWQEPPHPQPQGGAFPGLAEVLQQLLLRTVPPPPLPGGCRSVGAETITGVHGRPLEAF; this is encoded by the coding sequence ATGGAGGCTCACGCACGGTTTCTGGCGCAGCAGGAGGCCGTACACCGTGAAGCCCAGCGCATCGCTTCTCTGTCCGCCCTCAAGCTCTTCCATACCCGGACTCAGCGGGGAGGAATGCGTCTACACCGGTCCTTACAGCTGGCAATGGTGATGAAAAGTGCCCGGGAGCTCATCATATCCTCCACTCAGGTCCCGCAGACCAAGCCGGTACCCACTGCTGCCGCCCCGATGGAGGTGACCAGGGAGAGCCGTAAGAGAAGGTCGTGCGGCTCTCGGTTACCGGAGCCTGTGCTCCCCAGTAAGCGGGCCTGTCTGTGGCAAGAACCCCCCCATCCTCAGCCGCAAGGTGGTGCCTTTCCAGGCCTGGCAGAGGTACTGCAGCAGCTGCTTCTCAGGACTGTCCCGCCGCCGCCTCTTCCTGGGGGATGTCGGTCTGTTGGGGCTGAGACAATAACCGGAGTCCATGGCCGACCCCTGGAGGCCTTCTGA